In Miscanthus floridulus cultivar M001 chromosome 5, ASM1932011v1, whole genome shotgun sequence, one genomic interval encodes:
- the LOC136454353 gene encoding extensin-like, protein MYPLSFRGTEPYVVLYCGGIPASLCSLLTHDGVSVPAICDGFHPFGAADGHFIYDACKQAGRRTTLASPSRVKLVPEDAIQPPCAHACPPPPPRRAPRPHRPARPAATGRPRATEPLGRRAARRALRPRRPRALRLHARPRRPTAALAPRACTATRRPDAALPAPPCPRCPARLGPRPALPPGRPFPWLRRPLPSRPTAGRAVPPAGPSPSRAARCPRDRARRAPGWPFPRPCRPDPGWLYAPAAPFFQPCPAPGRAPWTTRPDAIRARPRPRLHPITTPPAPTPSPIREEPVRVESEFSPSCWSACTALSHHCTDPPWPR, encoded by the exons ATGTACCCGCTCTCGTTCCGCGGCACGGAGCCGTACGTTGTGTTGTACTGCGGAGGCATCCCGGCCTCTTTGTGCTCACTGCTCACGCACGACGGTGTCTCCGTGCCTGCGATATGTGACGGGTTCCATCCGTTTGGAGCGGCCGACG GTCACTTCATCTATGACGCGTGCAAGCAGGCTGGAAGAAGGACGACGTTAGCGTCTCCTTCCCGTGTTAAGCTCGTCCCGGAAGACGCCAT CCAGCCACCCTGCGCCCACGCCTGCCCGCCCCCGcctccgcgccgcgcgccgcgcccacACCGCCCCGCTCGCCCCGCCGCCACCGGCCGCCCGCGCGCCACCGAGCCACTCGGCCGCCGCGCTGCCCGCCGTGCCCTGCGCCCGCGCCGCCCGCGCGCCCTACGCCTGcacgcgcgcccgcgccgcccaaCCGCCGCGCTGGCCCCGCGCGCCTGCACCGCCACGCGCCGCCCGGACGCCGCGCTGCCCGCGCCGCCTTGCCCTCGCTGCCCCGCGCGCCTTGGCCCTCGGCCGGCCTTGCCCCCCGGCAGGCCCTTCCCCTGGCTGCGCCGCCCGCTGCCGTCGCGCCCTACCGccggccgcgccgtgcccccggccggcccttcccccagccgcgccgcccgctgcccGCGCGACAGGGCGCGCCGTGCCCCTGGCTGGCCCTTCCCCCGGCCGTGCCGCCCTGACCCCGGCTGGCTCTACGCCCCGGCCGCGCCTTTTTTCCAGCcttgccctgcccccggccgcgccccgtggaccaCCCGCCCCGACGCCATCCGTGCTCGACCCCGTCCCCGACTCCACCCGATCACGACGCCGCCTGCCCCTACCCCGTCACccatcag agaagagcccgtcagagTTGAGTCGGAGTTCTCGCCATCGTgttggtctgcctgcaccgcgttgtctcaccactgcaccgacccg
- the LOC136449616 gene encoding LEAF RUST 10 DISEASE-RESISTANCEUS RECEPTOR-LIKE PROTEIN KINASE-like 2.3: protein MAPSLLLLFLVSSSVWVALSLPSPVAAADGQAGGEQCPPYYCGDVTISFPFGLIPEGAEQTNCGAGIGFQVRCHYTTRTPYLGYYQSDITMQILSIFYNNRSLLIADRLAYFNRSRPEGCRIPTANTSSRLVRPFSVSPVNQNLIFYNCTKPPPPGAGLVETVCHKNTFVRAADGRPDESAGSYFLEDCNATMVPVLGVSGKVNATNYEQLVRDGFLATWQWPPPLPPPPGAKMKTSMVVGIVCGVGGGSLLVAYFFFVWHKQKLRFFLCKKTSSTTEENIEALILLHGSLAPKRYKYSEVTKITSSLNNKLGEGGYGMVFKGRLDDGRLVAVKFLHDSKGDGEEFVNEVISIGRTSHINIVSLFGFCLEGSTKRALIYEYMPNGSLDKYIYSKNPKAILGWDKLYTIAIGIARGLEYLHHSCNTRIVHFDIKPQNILLDQNFHPKIADFGLAKLCHTKESKLSMTGARGTPGFIAPEVHSRTFGVVSEKSDVYSYGMMLLEMVGGRKNVKSMAQESSEMYFPHWIYDHFGRHDGLQACEVTRDNKGIARKMSVIGLWCIQILPMHRPTIGKVLEMFERGSDELDMPPRQNFSQIFEDPAYSLNAKSTGMISGTKTKVSSEVLKMKEISVVNSKILQRLPTL, encoded by the exons ATGGCACCGTCCTTGTTGCTGCTCTTTCTAGTCTCGTCGTCGGTGTGGGTGGCCTTATCCTTACCATCGCCGGTGGCGGCAGCAGATGGGCAAGCAGGAGGAGAGCAGTGCCCGCCCTATTATTGCGGCGACGTGACCATCTCCTTCCCGTTTGGGCTCATCCCGGAGGGCGCCGAGCAGACCAACTGCGGCGCCGGGATTGGGTTCCAGGTTCGTTGTCATTACACCACCCGGACGCCATACCTCGGATACTATCAGAGCGATATCACTATGCAGATCCTCAGCATATTTTACAACAACCGCTCCTTGCTCATCGCCGATAGACTAGCATATTTCAATAGGTCTAGGCCCGAAGGGTGCCGCATCCCGACAGCCAACACCTCGTCCCGTCTTGTTCGTCCGTTCTCGGTCAGTCCCGTCAATCAGAACCTCATCTTCTACAACTGCAccaagccgccgccgccaggCGCGGGGCTCGTGGAGACGGTATGCCACAAGAACACGTTTGTTCGTGCCGCCGATGGGCGTCCCGACGAGTCAGCAGGCAGCTACTTTTTGGAGGACTGCAACGCTACCATGGTACCGGTGCTCGGGGTGTCCGGCAAGGTGAACGCAACCAACTACGAGCAACTCGTCAGGGATGGCTTCCTAGCGACATGGCAGTGGccaccaccgctgccgccgccgccag GAGCAAAAATGAAAACAAGTATGGTAGTCGGAATTG TCTGTGGAGTAGGAGGCGGCAGTCTATTGGTAGCATACTTCTTTTTTGTCTGGCATAAGCAAAAACTAAGGTTTTTCCTATGCAAAAAGACCAGCAGCACCACAGAAGAGAACATTGAGGCCCTAATATTATTACATGGGTCACTAGCTCCAAAACGATACAAGTACTCCGAAGTAACAAAGATAACATCTTCCCTTAATAATAAGCTTGGGGAAGGTGGTTATGGCATGGTTTTCAAAGGAAGGCTAGATGATGGTCGTCTAGTTGCAGTGAAGTTCCTGCATGACTCCAAAGGTGACGGTGAGGAGTTTGTGAATGAGGTTATTAGTATTGGCAGGACATCTCACATTAATATTGTTAGCTTATTTGGGTTTTGTTTGGAAGGCTCAACAAAGAGGGCCCTCATATATGAGTATATGCCAAATGGTTCTTTGGataagtatatatactccaagaaTCCCAAAGCAATTTTAGGATGGGATAAGCTCTATACCATAGCAATTGGGATCGCTCGAGGGTTGGAATACTTGCACCATAGTTGTAATACACGCATAGTGCATTTCGATATCAAACCTCAAAATATCCTTCTGGATCAGAACTTTCACCCAAAGATTGCTGATTTTGGTTTGGCCAAGTTGTGCCATACCAAGGAGAGCAAGCTTTCTATGACCGGTGCTAGAGGAACACCTGGGTTTATAGCTCCTGAAGTGCATTCTCGAACCTTCGGAGTTGTTTCAGAAAAATCAGATGTTTATAGCTATGGAATGATGTTGCTAGAGATGGTTGGAGGCAGAAAAAATGTTAAATCGATGGCTCAAGAGTCAAGTGAAATGTATTTTCCACATTGGATTTATGACCACTTTGGTCGACACGATGGATTACAGGCATGTGAAGTTACACGTGACAACAAAGGAATCGCCAGAAAAATGAGTGTGATTGGCCTGTGGTGCATCCAAATATTACCAATGCATCGCCCTACCATTGGAAAGGTCTTGGAAATGTTTGAGAGAGGTTCAGATGAACTAGACATGCCACCAAGGCAAAACTTCAGTCAAATATT CGAAGATCCAGCTTACAGTTTGAATGCAAAAAGCACGGGCATGATTAGTGGTACCAAAACAAAAGTTTCTAGTGAAGTGCTAAAGATGAAGGAGATAAGCGTTGTAAATTCAAAAATCTTACAACGGTTACCAACTCTATGA